The proteins below are encoded in one region of Alosa sapidissima isolate fAloSap1 chromosome 24, fAloSap1.pri, whole genome shotgun sequence:
- the fbxl15 gene encoding F-box/LRR-repeat protein 15: MDSEDGKTSKYQLLDLPWEDVLVTHIFCYLPLRHLATLQRVSRQFRSLIQVYLANCRTFDLSQVGPHISKEAFCSILSDNKVLQNLSVQNCSAWITDKELLPVIGQNPHLQRVDMRGCSSLSRHSLVAVSLSCLRLQHLSLAHCEWVDSLSLRSLADHCGGGLRSVDLTACRQLKDEAICYLARRCPVLRSLSVAVNANVTDEAVDEVAKSCRELEELDLTGCLRVRNEAIRTVAEYCPKLRSLKVNHCHNVTESSLGLLRKRDVEIDVEPPLQRALVLLQDVVGFAPFINLQI, translated from the exons ATGGATTCAGAAGATGGGAAGACCTCCAA ATATCAGCTACTAGATTTGCCATGGGAGGATGTCTTagtcacacacattttctgctACCTCCCCCTGCGACACTTGGCTACTCTGCAGAGGGTCAGCAGGCAGTTCCGGTCCCTCATTCAGGTGTATCTCGCAAACTGCCGAACCTTTGACCTCAGCCAG GTTGGGCCTCACATTTCCAAGGAAGCCTTCTGCTCCATACTGAGTGACAACAAAGTACTCCAAAATCTGTCCGTCCAGAACTGCTCGGCCTGGATCACAGACAAGGAGCTCCTCCCTGTCATCGGACAGAACCCGCACCTGCAGCGGGTGGACATGCGCGGCTGCTCGAGCCTAAGTCGCCACTCTCTGGTGGCCGTGTCCCTCAGCTGCCTGCGCCTGCAGCACCTGAGCCTGGCCCACTGTGAGTGGGTGGACAGCCTGTCGCTGCGGAGCCTCGCCGACCACTGCGGTGGCGGCCTGCGCTCGGTGGACCTGACCGCCTGCCGGCAGCTGAAGGACGAGGCCATCTGCTACCTGGCGCGCCGCTGCCCAGTGCTACGCTCCCTTTCGGTGGCCGTCAACGCCAATGTGACCGACGAGGCCGTCGATGAGGTGGCCAAGAGCTGCCGCGAGCTGGAGGAGCTGGACCTAACGGGCTGTCTGCGCGTGCGCAACGAGGCCATCAG GACTGTGGCTGAGTACTGCCCCAAGCTGCGGTCGCTGAAGGTCAATCACTGTCACAACGTCACCGAGTCCAGCCTGGGGCTGCTGCGAAAGAGGGATGTGGAGATCGACGTGGAGCCCCCCCTGCAGCGGGCTCTGGTGCTGCTACAGGACGTGGTGGGCTTCGCTCCCTTCATCAACCTCCAGATTTAG